In Candidatus Binatia bacterium, a single genomic region encodes these proteins:
- a CDS encoding porin family protein, producing the protein MSWKLVSSALTAVFVLAFVTPSTAADELYGRSGPYVAGGGTYAFQEFSGSASKHDSPDNAWGYQIKGGYRFNEWFALEIDWSHLPKFGDSTGDTEVLQLDADAKFYPFHGIVQPYLLAGAGWNSVNDKRAGGDDTNGAGFRFGGGLDFYITRNWGLYTEADYLLGTGSRSNYGSVPLSFGVLYRFY; encoded by the coding sequence ATGTCGTGGAAACTGGTTTCAAGTGCACTGACGGCAGTCTTCGTGCTGGCCTTCGTGACCCCTTCCACTGCCGCCGACGAACTGTACGGCCGCTCCGGCCCGTATGTGGCAGGCGGAGGGACTTACGCATTCCAGGAGTTCAGCGGGTCCGCCAGCAAGCACGACAGCCCCGACAACGCCTGGGGCTACCAGATCAAGGGCGGCTACCGTTTCAACGAATGGTTCGCGCTCGAAATAGACTGGAGCCACCTGCCGAAGTTCGGCGACAGCACCGGCGATACCGAGGTGCTCCAGCTCGACGCCGACGCCAAGTTCTACCCGTTCCATGGCATCGTGCAGCCCTACCTGCTTGCCGGGGCGGGCTGGAACAGTGTCAACGACAAGAGGGCCGGCGGGGATGACACCAACGGCGCCGGCTTCCGCTTCGGCGGTGGCCTCGATTTTTACATCACCCGGAACTGGGGCCTCTACACGGAGGCCGACTACCTCCTGGGGACGGGCAGCCGCAGCAATTACGGGTCTGTCCCGCTGTCGTTCGGGGTACTCTACCGCTTCTACTGA
- a CDS encoding TIGR03560 family F420-dependent LLM class oxidoreductase — protein sequence MAQLHPVRFGIQTGQQNLGWQELRALWSSADSWGYDSLWLYDHFYPIFTDPNGACHEGWTLLSALAQATRRARIGHLVTGNSYRNPCLLAKMAVTVDHVCDGRLNLGLGAGWFQLEHESFGIEFKPIGARLGALEEACRIVKGMLRGERVSLDGRHYRVRDAHAVPGPVQVGGPPLMIGGAGRKVLLRIVAEHADMWNYFGAPADMKELIDVIRSHGDRAGRDTDAIEKSVAMPLCYSLDEDRQLAACQMLAHAYGLTPEKARGRMMIGGRDECLDKVAAYRAIGITHFVFMCFAPVFSDELQAFAEEVAPQARAMAG from the coding sequence ATGGCGCAGCTCCACCCCGTCCGCTTCGGAATCCAGACCGGACAGCAGAACCTCGGCTGGCAGGAACTGCGCGCGCTGTGGTCGTCGGCCGATTCCTGGGGCTACGACTCGCTGTGGCTCTACGACCATTTCTACCCGATCTTCACCGACCCGAACGGTGCCTGCCACGAAGGATGGACGCTGCTGTCGGCGCTCGCGCAGGCGACACGTCGCGCGCGCATCGGCCATCTCGTCACCGGCAACAGCTATCGCAACCCCTGCCTGCTCGCGAAGATGGCAGTGACCGTCGATCACGTCTGTGACGGTCGGCTCAACCTCGGCCTCGGGGCCGGATGGTTCCAGCTCGAGCACGAGAGCTTCGGCATCGAGTTCAAGCCCATCGGTGCGCGCCTCGGCGCACTCGAAGAGGCATGCCGAATCGTCAAGGGCATGCTTCGCGGAGAGCGCGTCAGCCTCGACGGTCGTCACTACCGCGTTCGCGACGCGCACGCGGTGCCGGGACCGGTGCAAGTCGGGGGGCCGCCACTGATGATCGGCGGCGCCGGGCGCAAGGTGCTGCTGCGCATCGTCGCCGAGCACGCCGACATGTGGAACTACTTCGGTGCGCCCGCCGACATGAAGGAGCTCATCGACGTGATCCGCAGCCACGGCGATCGCGCGGGCCGCGATACCGACGCAATCGAGAAGAGCGTCGCGATGCCGCTGTGCTACAGCCTCGACGAAGATCGCCAGCTGGCGGCCTGCCAGATGCTCGCGCACGCGTACGGACTGACGCCCGAGAAGGCGAGGGGTCGCATGATGATCGGCGGCCGCGACGAATGCCTCGACAAGGTCGCTGCCTATCGCGCGATCGGGATCACCCACTTCGTGTTCATGTGCTTCGCTCCGGTGTTCTCCGATGAGCTGCAGGCTTTCGCCGAGGAGGTCGCTCCCCAGGCGCGGGCGATGGCCGGCTGA
- a CDS encoding DUF5715 family protein gives MRWMKGLSGKIAAAVVLAACWVRPAAAGGEQMLASRQTTPEALSLESTGPREDETKKEQLARIFTPEVVQRLWMEDYDDLDKACARGWLVDVPDDPAGLGISIRKEGNSPVGEKEHDLSRRAKMYRLSKPGAGLLYRIANFLRESEGGAFEPLPVSSMVRPWTYQKKLMLSNANANTIRAGVPPTHVFGLAFDIPRRDMTAERQRRLERYLETLTQAGTIVYFKEGKAQSTFHVIALPAAQDELEADYYELTARAGRAGKGPITCAGKSTPDFVHDEVSW, from the coding sequence GTGAGGTGGATGAAGGGACTTTCGGGCAAGATCGCTGCCGCCGTCGTGCTGGCAGCCTGCTGGGTGAGACCGGCCGCGGCCGGCGGCGAGCAGATGCTGGCCAGCCGCCAGACCACGCCCGAGGCCCTCTCCCTCGAATCGACCGGTCCTCGCGAAGACGAAACCAAGAAAGAGCAGCTCGCCCGCATCTTCACGCCGGAAGTCGTCCAGCGCCTCTGGATGGAGGACTACGACGACCTCGACAAGGCATGCGCGCGCGGCTGGCTCGTCGACGTACCGGACGACCCGGCCGGTCTCGGAATTTCGATCCGCAAGGAAGGCAACTCGCCCGTCGGTGAGAAGGAGCACGACCTGTCGCGGCGCGCCAAGATGTACCGCCTGTCCAAGCCCGGCGCCGGACTGCTCTACCGCATTGCGAACTTCCTTCGCGAATCCGAGGGCGGCGCGTTCGAGCCGCTGCCGGTGTCGAGCATGGTGCGGCCGTGGACGTACCAGAAGAAGCTGATGCTGAGCAACGCCAACGCGAACACGATCCGCGCCGGCGTTCCCCCGACGCACGTGTTCGGCCTCGCCTTCGACATCCCTCGCCGGGACATGACGGCCGAGAGGCAACGGCGACTGGAGCGTTACCTCGAGACGCTCACCCAGGCCGGCACGATCGTGTACTTCAAAGAAGGAAAAGCGCAGTCGACGTTCCACGTCATCGCGCTTCCTGCAGCGCAGGACGAGCTCGAGGCCGACTACTACGAGCTCACTGCCAGGGCGGGCCGCGCGGGAAAAGGCCCGATTACGTGCGCCGGCAAGTCCACCCCCGATTTCGTCCACGACGAAGTCTCGTGGTGA